The Methanocella arvoryzae MRE50 DNA window TTCCTCAACACGACGCTGGACCTGTTCGGCAGCCTGCTCCTCGGCTCGGGCATCGCCACGCTGATCACGGCCGTCGTCGTCGCTCCTGTCGTGGAGGAGACCGCGAAAGGTCTGGGGCTGCTCATCGTATCCGGCCACCACGAGTTCGACGATACCTTTGACGGCATCCTGTACGGTTTTGCGGTTGGCATGGGTTTCGCCGTGGTCGAGAACTGGCTCTACTTCGCCGCCAACGCCAACCCGGTCTCGGTAGAAGGCCTCGGCCCATGGGCTTTCAATATTCTGTACCGGTCCATCCTGTGCTCCCTCGCCCACGGGTGCTTCACCGCGGCCACCGGCGGGGCCATCGGGTTCCTGAAATCCCGGAGATCGCTGCGCAGCTTCGGGTTTGCGGGATTCTTCCTGGGGCTGCCGATCGCCATCGTGATGCACGGCACCTTCAACTTCATGGCCATCATCGACGCGATCATGCAGTCAGTCGTGGGCTTCCCCGTCCCTGTCTTTGACCCTGTGCTGACCCTGATCGTGACCGGAATGTACATAATCCTTGGAGCCGTTTTACAACTAAGGCTGGGTGAAAAGCTGAAACAAAGCTTGAGACCCGGCGGGTGATTATTATGCCTACAAGCAAGAAACAGATGGAAAAGCTTAAGAAAGTGCAGAAGGCAAAAGCAGAAGAGCTCGCCAAGCAGGCAGCAGCCGGCAGCGATTCTGCGAAGAAGAAGCTGAAAAAGCTCGAGAAGAAGCTGAAATAATTATTTCCCCTTTTACTATCTTTTTAATCAGCGAGAAACCACCGGAGGCCTCTCTATTCAGAAGACCCTCGACCGCCAGTCCATGAGTGCCATCAAAGGCACGAAGCCCGGAGAAGTTCTCCGCGACGTCCGCAAGCTCAAAAAAGAGCTTCTCAGGCCAGCGGCGCCGCAGGTGCTCATCCCGCCGGAGAAGCGGATGATCACCCCGGAAGAGCGCCGTGATCTGGAGCTTCGCTTGCACCGCCTGCTCGTCTGGGTGGGCGTGATGACCCCGCTGGAGTTCGAGCTCAAAGGCCAGAAACTGCCCCTCCACGACATCGTCTGGGACTTGCTCTCCAAGGACTGCCTGACCGAAGATGAGAAAGAGGACGTGCGCAGGCTCATCTGGCAACTGATTAAGCACGAGAAGGCCGACGAGGAGATCCTGCACAACAACGACCTCACCCTCGAAGAGGCAAAGGAGATCTACAAGGAAGCCGCAGGCCTGCTCCGGGCTATCATGAGCCTCAAAAGCCTGGTCGGTAAAAAGGACCGGTGTACCATACGGCACACGGTCAACAGGCGCAGGATTGAAGACGCCCAGAACTGGCTGGCATTTATCAAAGAGCTGACATGATTTCTCGTTACCCGGACAACGACCCGTCCAAGATTCACCCGGCAGCCAGGCTTGCCGTGGAAATTCTCCCGGCGATCATACTATTTCTGACGCTGATCGTCGTCCTCTACGGCTACGCAGGCACCTGGCCCCCCGCGGTGAGCATCATCAGCTCCAGCATGGAGCCCCACATGCACCGGGGAGACGAGGTGTTCATCCAGAGCCCGGGCAAGGCTGGCATACACACCGCCCACGACTCGTTTATCACCGGCTACATGACCTACGGCGGCTACGGCGACGTGATCGTGTACCGGCCGTCCGGCCGGACCGACGTCACCCCCGTCATTCACAGGGCCATCTACTGGGTCAACGAATCCGAGCCCATGTGGCCCCGGGGACCGCCAGCCCCCCATTCGGGGTACATCACCCTCGGCGACAACAACGGCGGCCGGTATGATCAATATCCGGATTCCGGCATCTGCCCGCTGGAGCCGGTGAGAGAAGAGTGGGTCATGGGTGTGGCCAAGCACAGAGTGCCATACCTCGGGTATCTACGATTACTCATACCGATTTAAGTTAAAGACGCATTAAAAATCTTTACCAAAATTAGCGTACGGGGGAACTTTTTAGTAAAAAGTTCCCCCTGCGCCCCCTCAAAAACATCGCTTTCCAGTGCCCCTTCGGGGCTTGTTCGGGTGTCGAGAGTCAGGGGAACCTTTTTGGAAAAGGTTCCCCCGACACCCCCTCTAAAACTTACGAAGGCTGAGGCGCAGGCTTCTTTATAATCTCGTCCGGGTGGGCGTGCACGTCCCCGGTCATGAAGGTCATGAGGGAGCCGTCTTTGGCTTTCATCACGAACGCGCCGTCCTCGGTGATGTCGACGGAGATTCCTTCGTACAGGTTGTCCTGATCTTTGACGATGACCCGGCTGCCCAGCGGATAGATCAGGCTCTTGTACCCGGTCAGGATTTCCTCGTACCTGCCTTCGTTGAAGTGCTCGTACTGGATCTCGAATTCCCGTAGCAGGGCGTCGATGAAGTCCTTGCGGGAAACTGTCTTGCCCAGCTCTTCCTTGATCGAGGTGGCCGACTTCTGGATCTTGGTGGGGAAGGAGAGCATCTCCACGTTGACGTTGACGCCGAAGCCGAGCACGATGTACTTGATCGAGTTGACGTCCATGGCGATGTCGGTCAAAATGCCGCAGACTTTGCGGCCGCCGATCAGGACGTCGTTGGGCCAGCTGATCCGGGCATCGAGGCCGTACATCTCCCTGATCGTCTTGCAGACGGCGGAGGCCGCCGCCAGCGTGATCTTGGACGCGTTGCGGGGGGCTGCCTTGGGCCGGAGCACCAGCGAGAAGGAGACGCCGCCGAAGGGCGAGATCCACTCTCTGCCGATGCGGCCCTTGATGCCGCCGCTCTGGGTCTCTGCGAGGATCATGGTGCCCTCTTCGGCTCCCGTCGCCGCCATCTCCTTGGCGATCCGGTTCGTGGACGCTACTTCCTCGAAGTAGTGGATCTTGTGCCCGAAGACCTTCGTCTTGAGGCATTTCTTGATCTCCTTCGGGATTAGCTTGTCCTCGTTCAGGATGCGCTTCGGGATGAAGTTCGTGCTGTACTCGCCTTTCCTGAAGTAGGCGTTGAACAGGATCATCTTGTGGAACGGGATGGTGGTCTTTACGCCCTCTATGGTGTACTCGTCCAGCGCCCGGCGCATGCGGTTGATAGCGCCCTGCCTGTTCGAGTCCCACACGATAAGCTTGGCGACCATCGAATCGTAATACGGGGGAATCTCGTAGCCCGTGTAGGAGATGCCGTCCAGCCTCACGCCCGGGCCTCCGGGCGGGTTGTACATGGTGATCTTGCCCGGGGACGGGAAGAAGTTCTCCTGAGGGTCCTCAGCGTTAATCCTGCACTCTATGGCGTGGCCGTTGATCTTGATGTCGCTCTGCTTGAACGGCAGCTCTTCGCCCGCAGCGACAAGTATCTGCTGCTTGACCAGGTCAATGCCCGTGACCAGCTCGGTGACCGGGTGCTCTACCTGGATGCGGGTGTTGACCTCCATGAAGTAGAAGTTGCCGTACTTGTCCAGTAAAAACTCGAAGGTGCCGGCGTTCTCGTATTTGACCGCTTTCGCACCCTGGATGGCCGCGTTGCCCATGGTCTCCCTGAGCATTGCCGTCATCCTCGGAGACGGGGCTTCCTCCAGCAGTTTCTGGTGTCTGCGCTGGATGGAGCAGTCTCTCTCCCCCAGGTGGACGACGTTGCCGCTCTTGTCAGCGATGATCTGGAACTCGATATGGCGGGGCTCCTCCAGGTATTTTTCCATGTAGACGTCGCCGTTGTTGAAGAACGCCTCCGCCTCGCGTTTGGCGCTGTGAAAGGCGTCGGGGACGTCGGCGTCCGAGAACACTAATCGCATGCCTCTGCCGCCGCCTCCACCCGAGGCCTTGATGATACACGGGTAGCCGAACCGGTTGGCCAGCTCGATGGCCTCGTTCTCGCTCTTGAGGGTGCCCGGCGAGCCGGGGATAAGGGGCAGTCCGGCCTTCTTCATGGTGTTCCGGGCCACGGTCTTGTCGCCCAGCTTCTTGATCACTGATGCTGAGGGCCCGATGAACTCAATTCCTGCCTTGCGGACCGACTCCACGAAGGGGGCGTTTTCCGACAGGAAACCGTAGCCGGGGTGGATGGCGTCGCAGCCTGAATCCGTGGCGACTTCGATGATCGCGTCGGTGTTCAGGTAGCTGCTCTTGGCCGGTGGCGGCCCTATGCAGTAAGCTTCGTCAGCATGCTTGACGTGCAGGGACTTCGCGTCCGCCTCGGAGTAGACGGCCACAGACTGGATGCCCAGTTCCCTGCAGGCCCTGATGACTCGCAGCGCAATTTCGCCGCGGTTGGCGATCAGTACTTTGTTGAACATGTCCCCACGCCCGTCTATTCGATGACCGCCAGCAATGCGTTGGCGTCGACGTTCTTGCCCTTCTGCATGTACACGGCCTTGACGGTGCCCGAGCTGTGAGCCACGATGTCGTTCTCCATCTTCATGGCCTCGAGGACCGCTACCACGTCGCCCTTCTTGACTGTGTCTCCTACTTTCACGTTGACCTTCAGGATGGTGCCCTGCATGGGGCTGATGACTCCGCCGTCCACGTCCCCTTCGACTACCGGCTCCGGCGCTGCGGCTTCCATTGTCTTAGCCTGGGCGAACAGCGGCATCGCGCCTGCGGGAGCGCCCACGGCCTCGATGCGCATCTCCATGACCTTGCCGTCCAGCTCCACGAGGAACTTCTGGGCGTTCGGGCCCAGCTTCGAGGGCAGCGACTGTGCCTTGGGCTTGATCTGCTCCGCGACAATCTCGCCTTTCAGGAACTTTTCGGCGATCTGCGGGTACAGGGCATAAGTCAGGTAGTCCTCTTCCTTCACGCTGGCCAGGCCGAGCTCGTCGACCTTCTTCCGCACTTCCTCCATCTCGGGGGCCAGCAGGTCGGCCGGCCGGCCGGTGATGGGCTGATCCTCGCCGATGACCTTCTTCTGCACCTCCGGGTCGATCTGGCCGGGGGCCCTGCCGTACAGGCCTTTGACGTAGTCCTTGACTTCCTTGGGAATGACTTTGTACCGCTCGCCCAGCACCACGTTAAGCACCGCCTGGGTGCCCACGATCTGGCTGGTGGGCGTCACGAGGGGCGGGTAGCCGAGCTCCCTGCGCACGACGGGAACTTCCTTGAGCACGGCATCGTACTTGCTCATGGCATTCTGCTGCTTGAGCTGGGATACGAGGTTGGAGAGCATTCCGCCAGGGATCTGGTACACTAAAACGTTGACGTCGATTCTCTCTGTGATGGGGTCGATGATGGCATCGTACTTCTCCCTGACCTTCAGGAAGTACTCGGCGATCTCCGCCAGCAGCTTCAAGTCGAGGCCAGTGTCGTACTTCGTCCCGATAAGGGCGCCCACGATGGTCTCCGTGGCCGGCTGGGACGTGCCGAAGCTGAACGGGGACATGGCGCAGTCGACGATGTCCACGCCTGCCTCGATGGCTGCATAGTAGCTCATCGGGGCGATGCCGTTGGTACAGTGGCAGTGCAGGTCTACGGGCAGGCCCACTTCCTTCTTCAGGCGGGGCACCAGATCGGCCGCGTCCTTAGGCCCGATCAGGCCTGCCATATCCTTGATACAAATGGAGTCGCACTCGAGCGCCGCGAGCTCTTTGGCCATGGCCACGAACGCGTCGTTGGTGTGCACCGGGCTGATAGTGTAGCAGATGGTACCCTGAACTTGCTTGCCCGCCTTCTTCGCAGCCTTGATGGACACTTCCATGTTCCGGATATCGTTGACCGCGTCGAAAACCCTGAAAATGTCCACGCCGTTCTTAGCCGCCAGCTCGACGAACTTCTCCACGACGTCGTCGGAGTAGTGCCGGTAGCCCACGAGGTTCTGGCCCCGGAGAAGCATCTGTATCGGAGTGTTCTTCGCAGCGCCCTTGATCTTTCTCAGCCGCTCCCACGGGTCTTCATTGAGGAACCGGATACAGGTATCGAAAGTGGCCCCTCCCCAGGCTTCGAGAGAATAGAAGCCTACCTGGTCCAGCTTTTCCACAACCGGGAGCATATCGTCGGTTTTCATCCGCGTCGCAGCCAGTGACTGGTGCGCATCGCGCAGGATCGTGTCCGTTATTTTGACCATATAGTACCATCCAGACGGCATTACAACTCTTATATAAGAGTCGCGTCACGTTATTGTTAGGGTTATAACATATAATCTTAACGGCTTTTCGGCTGTAAGGCCGGGAACGCGGCAGCGGATACCGTTTTTTGGGCCAGAGTGCGGTTGTCGGACTGGGGCTGGCGGGATTCGGCCTCGGCCTGGCAGGCTTTGGCCTGGGGCTGGGCGGCTTCGGTTTCTGTTGATAACGGGCCGTAAACGAGTAAATGAAAGGTCCGTGGCGGCGGCCGGCATCGACCCGTCCGCCCCCGGCACAATCTTCCATCAGCGAGCTGTTTTTGAATCTAATCAAGTAAAACAGCCGGCTTTTCGATAATTACTCACATTTGCTTTTTTATCCATAAGTGGAGCAGTTTCAAGCGTAGGGGGAATTCAATGGATTTAAAGAAAATAGTAATTTTTAGCCTGGCAGCTCTGGCTGTCCTGACGTTTGCCGCTCCCGCTGCGGCCTGGATCGGGCCGTTCGGCTGCGGGGGCAGCCTCTTCCCGTTCGGCCTCTTCGGATACCCGGTGCCCGTGCCCGTGCCCGTTCCGGCAGCGGTTCCGGCCCCTGTTCCGGCCGCTGTTCCCGCAGCGCCCTTATGCGCGCCCTCGCCTTGCGGCTTCGGAGCGCCAGGCCTTGGAGTATCCGGTCTCGGGCTCGGTAGCTGTGGCATTCCCGGCGCTGGCTTCGGTGGCTATGGCCTGGGGTCTGGCCTCGGTAGCTGTGGTATTGGTACACCCGGCCTCGGCCTCGGCAGCTACGGTCTCGGCACGTCCAGCTATTTACCCAGCCTTAGCACCGGTAGCTGCGGTATCGGCTCCAGCCTCGGTAACTACGGTGTAGGCACATCTGGCCTCGGCGGCTATGGTGTCGGTACCACCGGCTACGGCACGCCCGGCGTCGGCCTTGGCAGTTCCTACTATCAGTAACCTTGAGGATGGTGCCGCGATTTTTCCATAGAGCAGGGAACGTGACAGGACCTCTGCCTGTCACCTCTTTTCTGCAACGCTATCCCCGGACGTTCATTTTCCCTGGCTTGCCCGGCTTCGCATTTATCGCCCCATCATAGACTATTTATGTAACCGGGCGATCATAGAATACAGGAACCCGAAGTCGCTCCACTGGAGAGCACGGGAGCTGTTATCATGATCATCGCGAAAGGGAAGACTAAGATTGTGAAGCCCGGCCCGGAGCCGCATACTGTTTTACTCGAGACGCAGGATGTCCTCACGGGCGGGGATGCCGCAAAGAAGGAGACCATCCACGAGATCGGCATCCATAAGACGACTCAGGCGGCTAACGTATTCTCGCTGCTGAACAAGAAAGGCCTGCCCACGGCCTTCATCCGCCGGGCCTCGCCGAACGAGCTGCTCTGCTACGGGTGCGACATGCTGCCTCTCGAGCTGGTCGTCAGGCGGTACGCGTGGGGCTCTTACCTGTACCGGAATCCCCAGTTCAAGGGCGACAGGCCCCACAGATTCGAGACGCCGGTGTGGGAGCTGTTCCACAAGCAGTCAGTAATAGCCCGGCCCATCACCGACAGGCCCTACCAGACGGGAGAGGAAGAGGCCCGGGCAAAGTTTCTCAAGAACGGCAAGTGGGCGGAGGGAGTCTACACCGACCCGTACATCCAGGTCAAGGACGGCCACTGGTTCCTGTACCCTGCGAAGAAGCCCGTGGAAGGCGAGCCCCTCATGGAGGCGCAGCCGCCCTGCACAGAGGCCGAGTTCGACGAAATCGTCAACAAGATCATGCTGCCCTGCTTCCTGGCGCTCGAAGAGGCGTGGAAAAAGGTAGAGACCGCCTACGGTCCAGTCGCCCTCGTCGACCTTAAAATCGAGGTCGGCCGCCGCCAGTCCGACGGCAAAATTGTCATAGCTGACGTGATCGACAACGACAGCTGGCGCATCTGGCCCGGCGCCGACCCGACGAAGCAGCTCGACAAGCAGTGCTTCAGGGACGACAACCCGCTTTCCTGCGTGGCGGAGAACTACGTCATGGTCGCCGACCTGACGAGCAAATTCCTGTAAGGCGATTCCCATGAGGGCAACTATCGTTTACTTCTCCCAGACCGGCAACACTGAAAAGGTCGCCTACGAGCTGGCCGACCAGCTCCAGCGGGCGGGCTACGAAGTGACCCCGCTCCTCTTCGAGGACGTGGCTGACTTTCCGGAGGCACTGCAGGGAGTGGACCTGCTGGGCATCGGCTTCCCCACCTTTTTCGGATACCCCCCGCAGTTTGTCCTGGACATGATCGCCGGGCTGGACAAAGCAGACGGCACCGGCGCCTTCGTGTTCACCACCTACGGCGGCGCCACCGCGGGAGACAGCCTCTACGATGCGGCATCGGCGCTGGCTAAGAAGGGCTACAGGTTCCTCGGCGGCCTCAAAATAGAGGGAGCGGACAACTACCCCCAGGGTATCGCCCTCCGGATCAACGCCGGCAGGCCTGACGGCACCGATATGAACGCCGTCGACGAGTTCGCCGGCAAAATCCTGGACGCCCTCAGGTCCGGCCGCAGCCTCGACCCGGAAAAGCTGGCCAGCACCAACGAATTCTTCGTCGGCAGCCGGAATAAGCCCCGGCAAGAGGTGCTCAGGAGCATCTTCAAGAATGTGCAGGGCAAGATCGTCTTCGACGATAAACAGTGCCTCTTCTGCGAGACCTGCAAGAAATCGTGCCCCACTAAAAGTATCACCTCCGGTGAAGCGTTCCCCGAGTTCAGCTGGACGTGCATCGGCGGCATGCACTGCTTCCAGTGCATCAGGGTATGCCCGGGAAAGGCCTTGCACGCCGAGTTCCCCGGCACCATCGAGGACTACCAGAAGTTCTGGGCCCCGATCTCCGACAGCCCCGAGGAAAAGCGCCGGACGTACGTCGCCGCATAGGCGGCGGCATTAACTTTATCATCTGCCGTGGTCTTGTATGGATTGATCAATATGGTAACCGTGGACTATCCAAGTCTTCTCACCACCACCGTCGTCGTCTTCCTCGGCTCGTGGGTGCTCCTCTTTCTGCTCAGCTACTTCCTGACGCCCTTCTACATGAAATACGGCGACCAGAAGTCCAGAGCCATCTACAGCGCCGTCTACTCGCTCGCGTTCGCCTTCATCATCGGCGTCGGTTACGGCCTCATGCCCGTGCTGTCCCAGCAGTACGGCTTCTGGCCCACAATGGTCATCGCCCTCGTGCTCGTGCTCATCCTCACCCTCCTCCAGAACTATGTGCTGAACTTGCTGGTGAGCAAAGGCGTGCTTAAGATGGCCAGAAAATAAAAAACATTTCTTTTCTAATCTTTTCTAACAGCAAAAAGTAGGGGGGCGGGCATAATGCCCGCGTTATCTTATTTCCCTTAAGCTTACAGCCCATGGACGATGTAGGGCGCCACCATCACGAAGACGAGGGACGAGATCAGCACGACCGAGAAGATGTTGACGACGGTCTTGGAGATCTGATCCACCCTCGCAGTGTCCCTGATGATGTAGCTGAGGCCTTTGCGGGCCATCTCCCGGAAGAGGTGGCCTCCATCCAGCGGAATCATGGGCAGGCAGTTGAAGATGGCCAGGTTGATGTTCAGCCAGCCGATCCAGAACAGCGCGAGCGCGATGTACAGGATGCCGCCGCCCAGGGGTTCGGCCCAGCCCACGGGGTAGTACAGGCTGGCGAGGTCGCTCTGGAATACGTTGAAGCCCGTCATGCCTCCGGTGACTTCCCAGACCGGCATGATCCAGATGATGAAGAACCCGGTGATCATGCTCATCGCTTTCTGCCCGAGGCTGTCTCCGGTGGGCGCCGGCAGGCCGCGGAGCATCTCGATGTGGTTCTGGGCGTTGAACGTCCCTACCATGATGCCGAGCGGGTTATCGGACAGGTCGGTGCCTGTGAAGCCCATATAGCCCTTAGGCTCTACGCCGCTGCTGAGCGTGATCGTCCTCTCGACCGGGTTGCCCTGGCCGTCGATCATGCCGAGCGTCAGCACCTGGCCCGGGACGGTGTTCTTCATGTACTCGTTGTAGTCTGCGTACGAGTTGATGGCCGTGCCGTTGATCGAGAGCAGCCGATCATTGGAGCTTATGCCTGCCTTTTCCGCGGGCAGCCCGGGGATGACGCCGAGGATGTAGATGCCTCTCGTGTCGCCGACGTTCATCGTATAGCTGATCAGCTTATCGCCTGACATGCCTTCTACGGTCACGGTACTGCCCTGTTTGCTCTTCAGGTAGCTGTTGAGCTGGTCAGGGGTGGTCACTTCAGTGCCGTCCACGGACTTGATGATCGTGTTCTTGTGGATGCCCGCGACGTCCGCTGCAGAGCCGGGGGCCACGTTCAGGACTACCATTTCCGTGT harbors:
- the accC gene encoding acetyl-CoA carboxylase biotin carboxylase subunit is translated as MFNKVLIANRGEIALRVIRACRELGIQSVAVYSEADAKSLHVKHADEAYCIGPPPAKSSYLNTDAIIEVATDSGCDAIHPGYGFLSENAPFVESVRKAGIEFIGPSASVIKKLGDKTVARNTMKKAGLPLIPGSPGTLKSENEAIELANRFGYPCIIKASGGGGGRGMRLVFSDADVPDAFHSAKREAEAFFNNGDVYMEKYLEEPRHIEFQIIADKSGNVVHLGERDCSIQRRHQKLLEEAPSPRMTAMLRETMGNAAIQGAKAVKYENAGTFEFLLDKYGNFYFMEVNTRIQVEHPVTELVTGIDLVKQQILVAAGEELPFKQSDIKINGHAIECRINAEDPQENFFPSPGKITMYNPPGGPGVRLDGISYTGYEIPPYYDSMVAKLIVWDSNRQGAINRMRRALDEYTIEGVKTTIPFHKMILFNAYFRKGEYSTNFIPKRILNEDKLIPKEIKKCLKTKVFGHKIHYFEEVASTNRIAKEMAATGAEEGTMILAETQSGGIKGRIGREWISPFGGVSFSLVLRPKAAPRNASKITLAAASAVCKTIREMYGLDARISWPNDVLIGGRKVCGILTDIAMDVNSIKYIVLGFGVNVNVEMLSFPTKIQKSATSIKEELGKTVSRKDFIDALLREFEIQYEHFNEGRYEEILTGYKSLIYPLGSRVIVKDQDNLYEGISVDITEDGAFVMKAKDGSLMTFMTGDVHAHPDEIIKKPAPQPS
- the oadA gene encoding sodium-extruding oxaloacetate decarboxylase subunit alpha, coding for MVKITDTILRDAHQSLAATRMKTDDMLPVVEKLDQVGFYSLEAWGGATFDTCIRFLNEDPWERLRKIKGAAKNTPIQMLLRGQNLVGYRHYSDDVVEKFVELAAKNGVDIFRVFDAVNDIRNMEVSIKAAKKAGKQVQGTICYTISPVHTNDAFVAMAKELAALECDSICIKDMAGLIGPKDAADLVPRLKKEVGLPVDLHCHCTNGIAPMSYYAAIEAGVDIVDCAMSPFSFGTSQPATETIVGALIGTKYDTGLDLKLLAEIAEYFLKVREKYDAIIDPITERIDVNVLVYQIPGGMLSNLVSQLKQQNAMSKYDAVLKEVPVVRRELGYPPLVTPTSQIVGTQAVLNVVLGERYKVIPKEVKDYVKGLYGRAPGQIDPEVQKKVIGEDQPITGRPADLLAPEMEEVRKKVDELGLASVKEEDYLTYALYPQIAEKFLKGEIVAEQIKPKAQSLPSKLGPNAQKFLVELDGKVMEMRIEAVGAPAGAMPLFAQAKTMEAAAPEPVVEGDVDGGVISPMQGTILKVNVKVGDTVKKGDVVAVLEAMKMENDIVAHSSGTVKAVYMQKGKNVDANALLAVIE
- a CDS encoding phosphoribosylaminoimidazolesuccinocarboxamide synthase, producing the protein MIIAKGKTKIVKPGPEPHTVLLETQDVLTGGDAAKKETIHEIGIHKTTQAANVFSLLNKKGLPTAFIRRASPNELLCYGCDMLPLELVVRRYAWGSYLYRNPQFKGDRPHRFETPVWELFHKQSVIARPITDRPYQTGEEEARAKFLKNGKWAEGVYTDPYIQVKDGHWFLYPAKKPVEGEPLMEAQPPCTEAEFDEIVNKIMLPCFLALEEAWKKVETAYGPVALVDLKIEVGRRQSDGKIVIADVIDNDSWRIWPGADPTKQLDKQCFRDDNPLSCVAENYVMVADLTSKFL
- a CDS encoding S26 family signal peptidase, which gives rise to MISRYPDNDPSKIHPAARLAVEILPAIILFLTLIVVLYGYAGTWPPAVSIISSSMEPHMHRGDEVFIQSPGKAGIHTAHDSFITGYMTYGGYGDVIVYRPSGRTDVTPVIHRAIYWVNESEPMWPRGPPAPHSGYITLGDNNGGRYDQYPDSGICPLEPVREEWVMGVAKHRVPYLGYLRLLIPI
- a CDS encoding EFR1 family ferrodoxin (N-terminal region resembles flavodoxins. C-terminal ferrodoxin region binds two 4Fe-4S clusters.), translated to MRATIVYFSQTGNTEKVAYELADQLQRAGYEVTPLLFEDVADFPEALQGVDLLGIGFPTFFGYPPQFVLDMIAGLDKADGTGAFVFTTYGGATAGDSLYDAASALAKKGYRFLGGLKIEGADNYPQGIALRINAGRPDGTDMNAVDEFAGKILDALRSGRSLDPEKLASTNEFFVGSRNKPRQEVLRSIFKNVQGKIVFDDKQCLFCETCKKSCPTKSITSGEAFPEFSWTCIGGMHCFQCIRVCPGKALHAEFPGTIEDYQKFWAPISDSPEEKRRTYVAA
- a CDS encoding site-2 protease family protein, with protein sequence MDNLIWVELFVGFIIWWTAVTILNKAGVLKRYNITAYGPLIMWRTYRGQKFLDMLASPAKFWKALITICMPLVIISMVLMLLMVLLTSVIMIFSTPVPSQVNAPQNILAIPGVNEFIPFIWGWLALIVGMVVHEFGHAIMAKAEKIKVKSLGLLLIPVPLGAFAEIDEEEMFGTKSESGTAEILGPMDTKAEGTGNRKASSMALIRILSAGVISNILIAIIAFALLFGPVLGAIAATNTEMVVLNVAPGSAADVAGIHKNTIIKSVDGTEVTTPDQLNSYLKSKQGSTVTVEGMSGDKLISYTMNVGDTRGIYILGVIPGLPAEKAGISSNDRLLSINGTAINSYADYNEYMKNTVPGQVLTLGMIDGQGNPVERTITLSSGVEPKGYMGFTGTDLSDNPLGIMVGTFNAQNHIEMLRGLPAPTGDSLGQKAMSMITGFFIIWIMPVWEVTGGMTGFNVFQSDLASLYYPVGWAEPLGGGILYIALALFWIGWLNINLAIFNCLPMIPLDGGHLFREMARKGLSYIIRDTARVDQISKTVVNIFSVVLISSLVFVMVAPYIVHGL
- a CDS encoding DUF5788 family protein, coding for MSAIKGTKPGEVLRDVRKLKKELLRPAAPQVLIPPEKRMITPEERRDLELRLHRLLVWVGVMTPLEFELKGQKLPLHDIVWDLLSKDCLTEDEKEDVRRLIWQLIKHEKADEEILHNNDLTLEEAKEIYKEAAGLLRAIMSLKSLVGKKDRCTIRHTVNRRRIEDAQNWLAFIKELT